From the genome of Varibaculum prostatecancerukia, one region includes:
- a CDS encoding sodium:solute symporter family protein, producing MSHPILLMPNEVTTLIEPKFYDYFPIIVYFAFVVAVGFMMKRKASSSDEFLTGGRSLPAWVTGLAFVSANLGAVEIMGMSANGAQYGLPTFHYFWVGAIPAMLFLGVVMMPFYYGSKVRSVPEFMLKRYGTAAHLINGLSFALAQLLIAGVNLYLLGKIVNGMLGIPLWISLIIAALIVLTYISIGGLAAAIYNEVLQFFVIVAALLPVTLIGLYRVGGYQGLTEKITKWAGEATNPVYQDANNQLHSWPGTLLSGFNSPVMSVFGLVMGLGFVLAFGYWTTNFVEVQRAMASDSIAAAQKTPIIGTFVKMFIPFLVIIPGMVAGVLIPEIVRLKAGPKYMGVGEEALANLSSHVPAGYQVSYNDAMLLMMRDLLPNGLLGLAIAGLLASFMAGMAANVSAFNTVFTVDIYEAYFKPNESDEHYLKVGRNATIVACTVAVFTALIASLYPNIMDLLQQLFSMFNAPLFASFIIGMLWKRATPSGGWTGLLFGTLAALFVNVLCWNKILELPGQGQAFIAAGAAFVVGVLVNVVVSLFTKPKDYRELEGFVWSLTPKESRVDPKLHELPLLRRPIPLAIVAGVLVLILNSVFH from the coding sequence ATGAGCCACCCGATATTACTAATGCCCAATGAGGTAACCACCCTGATTGAGCCCAAGTTTTACGACTATTTTCCCATCATTGTGTACTTTGCGTTCGTAGTGGCCGTAGGGTTCATGATGAAGCGGAAAGCCAGCTCGTCTGACGAATTCTTGACCGGTGGGCGCTCTTTGCCGGCCTGGGTAACCGGCCTGGCATTCGTGTCTGCCAACCTAGGTGCCGTTGAGATTATGGGTATGAGCGCCAACGGTGCCCAATATGGTCTGCCCACTTTCCACTATTTCTGGGTAGGCGCGATTCCCGCGATGCTGTTCCTAGGTGTAGTAATGATGCCGTTTTATTACGGATCAAAGGTACGTTCAGTACCAGAGTTTATGCTCAAACGTTACGGGACTGCCGCGCACCTGATCAACGGGCTTTCCTTCGCCCTCGCCCAGCTGCTAATCGCCGGGGTAAACCTGTACCTACTGGGTAAAATCGTTAACGGAATGCTAGGAATCCCGCTATGGATTTCGCTGATTATCGCCGCGTTAATCGTGCTCACCTACATCAGTATTGGTGGTCTAGCCGCTGCTATCTACAATGAGGTGCTGCAGTTCTTCGTGATTGTTGCCGCGCTGCTGCCGGTAACTTTGATTGGTCTTTACCGTGTAGGCGGATATCAGGGACTAACTGAAAAGATTACCAAGTGGGCAGGCGAGGCAACCAATCCTGTCTACCAGGATGCTAATAACCAGCTGCATTCTTGGCCGGGAACTTTGCTGTCCGGGTTTAACTCGCCGGTAATGTCGGTGTTTGGTTTGGTTATGGGGCTTGGTTTCGTGCTGGCTTTCGGTTACTGGACTACCAACTTTGTGGAAGTTCAGCGGGCGATGGCGTCTGACTCTATCGCTGCCGCACAGAAAACCCCGATTATCGGGACTTTCGTGAAAATGTTTATTCCCTTCCTGGTGATTATTCCAGGTATGGTAGCAGGGGTTTTGATTCCTGAAATCGTGCGGCTTAAAGCCGGACCGAAATATATGGGGGTCGGCGAGGAAGCGCTCGCGAACCTATCCTCGCACGTGCCGGCAGGCTATCAGGTTAGCTATAACGATGCGATGTTGCTGATGATGCGGGATTTGTTGCCTAATGGTTTGCTAGGTTTGGCGATTGCCGGGCTGTTGGCTTCCTTCATGGCAGGTATGGCCGCTAACGTTTCTGCTTTTAACACCGTGTTTACGGTCGATATTTACGAGGCCTATTTCAAGCCGAATGAATCCGATGAGCACTATTTGAAGGTAGGACGCAACGCTACCATCGTGGCCTGTACCGTTGCGGTATTTACGGCGTTGATTGCTTCGCTGTACCCCAACATTATGGACTTGCTGCAGCAGTTGTTCTCGATGTTTAACGCCCCGCTGTTTGCCTCGTTCATTATCGGTATGCTGTGGAAACGGGCGACGCCCTCCGGCGGCTGGACGGGTCTGTTGTTTGGTACGTTGGCGGCACTGTTTGTCAACGTTTTGTGCTGGAACAAGATTTTAGAGCTGCCCGGCCAAGGCCAAGCGTTCATTGCTGCGGGCGCGGCCTTCGTAGTAGGTGTGCTGGTAAATGTGGTGGTTTCCCTCTTTACCAAGCCGAAGGATTACCGCGAACTGGAAGGGTTCGTCTGGTCGCTTACGCCGAAAGAGAGTCGTGTTGATCCGAAGTTGCACGAGTTGCCGCTGCTGCGTCGCCCGATTCCGCTGGCGATTGTGGCAGGTGTCTTGGTGCTGATTCTAAACTCGGTGTTCCACTAG
- a CDS encoding OPT family oligopeptide transporter, protein MTTESKTAVKELTIRGVIIGGIITLVFTAANVYLGLKVGLTFATSIPAAVISMAILRYFKDHTVQENNIVQTIASAAGTLSAIIFVLPGLIMVGWWTGFPYWTTAALCALGGILGVTYSIPLRRALVTGSDLAFPEGVAAAEVLKVGDTSEGAADNRRGLHVIVWGAITSAFFSLLTNLKIALSSVTTAFKVGAGGTMVGTSLSLALIGIGHLVGLGVGIAMVCGMVISYGVLLPYFSSGQLGSGDFAEGVQGIFASDVRFVGAGTIAVAAIWTFLKIIGPVIRGMRESLAASRRRKSGVEVPAQERDLSPAWVVGITLALMLPIGVLLWLFLKGTPLEHHTSGLIFLSILFILALGLAVASVCGYMAGLIGASNSPVSGVGILVAILTALVIKAVVPAGSNPKTLVAYTLFTAAIIFGIATISNDNLQDLKTGQLVKSTPWKQQVALIIGVIFGSLVIPPVLHLMNNAFGFQGAPGAGKNALAAPQASLIAELTKGVFGGDIDWSLLGLGALIGVAIILIDEILKRTTSRYSLPPIAVGMGMYLPITLTILIPIGATCGVLFNRWAKTRKNPEAASRMGTLLATGLIVGESLWGVVYAAIVGTTGSEEPLAIVPDSWSGMSSLLGLVIFVALAAWGYRRAKQQAEA, encoded by the coding sequence ATGACAACTGAATCGAAAACAGCAGTAAAAGAACTAACTATTCGCGGAGTGATTATCGGGGGAATCATCACCTTAGTTTTCACGGCCGCGAATGTTTATTTAGGGCTAAAAGTGGGACTGACTTTTGCCACCTCGATTCCGGCGGCAGTTATTTCCATGGCGATCCTACGGTACTTCAAAGATCATACTGTCCAAGAAAATAACATCGTACAGACCATTGCTTCGGCAGCCGGCACGTTATCGGCAATCATTTTCGTGCTACCGGGCCTAATCATGGTGGGCTGGTGGACCGGCTTCCCTTATTGGACGACCGCTGCCCTGTGTGCACTAGGCGGCATCTTGGGGGTTACCTACTCTATCCCCTTACGACGCGCCCTCGTAACCGGTTCTGACCTCGCTTTTCCCGAGGGGGTAGCTGCCGCAGAAGTCTTAAAAGTAGGCGACACCAGTGAAGGCGCCGCCGATAATCGCCGCGGCCTACACGTGATTGTTTGGGGAGCGATTACCTCGGCCTTCTTTTCCCTGCTCACCAACCTAAAAATCGCGCTCTCCAGCGTGACCACCGCTTTCAAAGTTGGAGCTGGGGGAACCATGGTAGGTACCAGCCTTTCCTTGGCGCTCATCGGAATCGGTCACCTGGTCGGTCTGGGCGTGGGCATCGCCATGGTGTGCGGAATGGTCATCAGTTACGGGGTGCTGCTCCCCTACTTTTCTTCCGGTCAGCTGGGCAGTGGAGATTTTGCCGAGGGCGTGCAAGGAATTTTTGCCTCTGATGTGCGTTTCGTAGGCGCCGGGACAATCGCCGTCGCCGCTATTTGGACTTTCCTGAAAATAATCGGTCCAGTTATCCGGGGAATGCGCGAATCTCTGGCTGCATCCCGTAGACGTAAATCGGGGGTGGAAGTACCCGCGCAAGAGCGTGACCTTTCCCCCGCCTGGGTCGTAGGTATCACCTTAGCTTTGATGCTTCCCATTGGGGTACTGCTCTGGTTGTTCCTAAAGGGCACTCCGTTGGAACACCACACCAGTGGACTGATTTTCCTATCTATCCTGTTCATTTTGGCTCTCGGGTTAGCGGTCGCCAGCGTCTGCGGTTATATGGCGGGACTAATTGGAGCCTCTAACAGTCCGGTTTCTGGAGTGGGAATCCTAGTCGCAATTTTGACCGCTCTAGTGATCAAAGCGGTTGTTCCCGCTGGTAGTAACCCTAAGACCCTAGTGGCTTATACCTTATTTACGGCGGCTATCATCTTCGGTATCGCCACTATTTCTAATGACAACCTCCAAGATCTAAAAACCGGGCAATTAGTGAAGTCCACCCCTTGGAAACAACAGGTAGCGTTAATTATCGGGGTGATTTTTGGCTCCCTAGTCATTCCTCCGGTGCTGCATTTGATGAATAATGCTTTTGGTTTCCAAGGAGCACCCGGTGCCGGTAAGAATGCGCTGGCCGCTCCGCAAGCCTCCCTAATTGCAGAGCTAACCAAGGGGGTATTCGGGGGCGATATTGACTGGAGCCTGCTAGGACTCGGAGCGTTGATCGGGGTGGCCATCATCTTGATTGATGAGATTCTAAAGCGCACCACTTCCCGTTACTCGCTGCCTCCGATTGCAGTGGGAATGGGAATGTACCTGCCTATTACCCTGACTATTCTGATTCCGATTGGTGCTACCTGCGGGGTTCTCTTTAACCGTTGGGCGAAAACTCGGAAGAATCCGGAGGCCGCCTCCCGGATGGGAACTTTGCTCGCCACCGGTTTGATCGTAGGCGAAAGCCTGTGGGGAGTGGTTTATGCCGCGATTGTGGGCACTACCGGCAGTGAGGAGCCTCTGGCTATTGTGCCTGATTCCTGGTCGGGAATGTCCTCCCTATTGGGGCTAGTTATCTTCGTTGCTTTAGCCGCCTGGGGATACCGCCGCGCAAAGCAACAGGCCGAGGCTTAA
- a CDS encoding FAD-dependent oxidoreductase, with the protein MSVEYDFDVIIVGGGVAGTVCAYLLAKEGHQVLLIERGSEVGAKNLSGGVFYCQVMNQIFPGFIEKAPLERKITKNILSFLNPKSAVNLEYWDQRLAKPVNAVSVLRAKLDPWLAEQAEEAGATIMPGMKVDELVREDGKFCGVRAGEDTVYGKVIVAADGVNSFLAQYAGSRPQEPLGHLGVGVKSVIHLGEETVKERFNLQEGEGAAYQMVGDCTQGVAGGGFLYTNRDSVSVGIVAMLDDLKKKQLSSSELHDHLLNHPFIEPFLQGGKLLEYGCHLVAEGGKTMQHGLVHDGLVLIGDAAGFTLNTGFTIRGMDLAAGSAQAAASAIDTALKAENFSASSLSKYLENYQASFVGKDMETFARSPQFLHNQELYGQVGELAADTLHGIYNLDTTPRKRLLPVAKAALKKSPLSVRRLVKLGLQAVRSI; encoded by the coding sequence ATGAGCGTGGAATACGATTTCGATGTCATTATCGTAGGAGGCGGCGTCGCCGGGACGGTATGTGCCTACCTATTAGCAAAAGAGGGTCACCAGGTCTTATTGATTGAGCGTGGCTCGGAAGTGGGGGCTAAGAACCTTTCGGGCGGGGTGTTTTACTGCCAGGTAATGAACCAGATTTTTCCGGGCTTTATTGAAAAAGCGCCCCTTGAACGGAAAATCACCAAGAACATTTTGTCGTTCCTAAACCCGAAATCTGCGGTCAATCTGGAGTATTGGGATCAGCGCCTAGCAAAACCAGTGAACGCCGTGAGTGTTTTGCGCGCCAAACTGGATCCTTGGCTGGCCGAGCAGGCAGAAGAGGCCGGTGCCACCATCATGCCGGGCATGAAAGTCGATGAATTAGTGCGCGAGGACGGGAAGTTTTGCGGAGTGCGCGCCGGAGAAGACACCGTTTACGGCAAAGTAATCGTGGCAGCTGACGGGGTGAACTCCTTCCTGGCGCAATACGCCGGGAGCCGCCCCCAAGAACCCCTTGGTCACCTGGGGGTGGGGGTAAAATCCGTTATCCATTTGGGCGAAGAAACAGTTAAAGAACGTTTCAATCTGCAGGAAGGTGAGGGCGCCGCCTACCAGATGGTGGGGGATTGCACCCAGGGGGTAGCTGGCGGCGGTTTCCTGTACACCAACCGGGACTCGGTTTCTGTCGGGATTGTGGCGATGCTAGACGACCTGAAGAAAAAACAGTTATCCTCTTCTGAACTGCATGATCATTTATTAAACCATCCCTTTATCGAGCCGTTCTTACAGGGAGGAAAGTTGCTCGAATATGGCTGTCACCTGGTAGCCGAGGGCGGAAAAACTATGCAGCACGGGCTGGTTCACGATGGGCTGGTGTTGATAGGGGACGCCGCCGGGTTTACCCTCAACACCGGGTTTACGATTCGGGGAATGGATTTGGCGGCCGGATCTGCCCAAGCTGCTGCCAGCGCCATTGATACCGCGCTCAAAGCGGAAAACTTTAGCGCGTCCTCGTTAAGTAAATATCTAGAAAACTACCAGGCGTCTTTCGTGGGCAAAGATATGGAAACTTTCGCGCGCTCTCCGCAGTTCCTACATAATCAGGAACTGTATGGCCAGGTAGGTGAGCTCGCGGCCGATACCCTCCACGGGATCTATAACCTGGACACCACTCCGCGAAAACGCCTATTACCGGTGGCTAAGGCGGCGCTAAAGAAATCGCCACTAAGTGTCCGTCGCCTAGTGAAGCTCGGTTTACAAGCAGTGAGGTCGATTTAA
- the uriH gene encoding uridine-preferring nucleoside hydrolase UriH yields the protein MSRKIILDCDPGHDDAIAMLLAHANPEIELLAVTTVGGNQTLKKVTNNAQRIATVFGMEGVPIAAGCDRPLVREVEVAPGQHGESGLDGVDLPEPQPLVNQHAIDLIIDTIMSHEPGEITLVPTGPLTNIAMAVRKEPRIVERVREVVLMGGGYHVGNWSAVAEFNIKVDPEAAHIVFNEPWEVVMVGLDLTHQALATDEITAKIQKLGGPVAQFVLDLFVFFRKAYKDSQGFDFPPVHDPCTIAYLIDPAIVETVRVPLDIELRGALTDGMTVADFREPAGEDCHTKAATKLDFEGFWDLVIDAIDRVQKGNC from the coding sequence ATGTCGCGAAAAATTATCCTCGACTGTGACCCCGGGCATGACGACGCTATTGCCATGTTGCTGGCACATGCCAACCCCGAAATCGAATTGCTGGCTGTCACTACTGTCGGTGGTAACCAGACGCTGAAGAAGGTAACTAACAATGCTCAGCGGATAGCTACTGTTTTCGGAATGGAGGGGGTACCAATCGCGGCTGGATGTGATCGTCCTCTGGTACGTGAGGTTGAGGTCGCTCCCGGTCAACACGGTGAATCCGGACTTGACGGAGTAGATTTGCCTGAACCGCAACCACTGGTAAATCAGCACGCGATTGACCTGATTATCGACACTATTATGAGCCATGAACCCGGGGAAATCACGCTGGTACCTACCGGGCCGCTCACCAATATCGCGATGGCAGTGCGCAAGGAACCGCGCATCGTAGAACGAGTACGCGAAGTAGTGCTGATGGGCGGGGGATACCATGTGGGGAACTGGTCGGCAGTTGCCGAGTTTAATATCAAAGTCGATCCCGAGGCCGCCCATATCGTCTTTAATGAGCCTTGGGAAGTAGTGATGGTGGGATTAGATTTAACCCACCAAGCCCTGGCTACTGACGAAATCACCGCTAAAATCCAGAAGCTTGGCGGTCCGGTTGCCCAGTTCGTGCTAGATCTGTTCGTATTCTTCCGTAAGGCTTACAAAGATTCGCAAGGTTTCGACTTCCCGCCAGTACACGATCCTTGTACCATTGCCTATCTAATCGACCCAGCAATTGTCGAAACTGTGCGGGTACCGCTGGATATTGAGCTACGCGGCGCCCTCACGGATGGGATGACTGTCGCGGACTTTAGAGAACCTGCCGGAGAAGACTGTCACACGAAGGCCGCCACCAAACTGGACTTTGAGGGTTTCTGGGATTTGGTTATCGATGCTATCGACCGCGTGCAGAAGGGTAACTGCTAA
- a CDS encoding GNAT family N-acetyltransferase — MSTAMQVRRAESAGDILDIFATRLAVFHLEQGISLDLEIDDIDFAKGTIHLLGEDASGTIAAGRITPPKIGIPADLAEMFPQLPRDTITGNLGRFAVLPAARGCGNGKELVLGAERLALSSWANSEGGGTLLLQIAAQVPVIGFYQKLGYRLVTSRDPYLDAGIEHRDLVKLVEPQASVVQFPGRWL; from the coding sequence ATGAGCACCGCTATGCAAGTCCGCCGAGCTGAAAGCGCGGGCGATATTCTCGATATTTTTGCAACCCGCCTCGCGGTTTTCCACCTGGAACAAGGAATCTCCCTTGACCTAGAAATAGACGATATCGACTTTGCTAAGGGAACCATCCACCTTTTAGGTGAAGATGCCTCCGGCACTATCGCTGCCGGACGGATTACCCCACCGAAAATCGGGATTCCCGCCGACCTCGCAGAAATGTTTCCTCAGTTACCGCGGGACACTATAACCGGGAATTTAGGACGTTTCGCCGTACTTCCCGCAGCCCGCGGGTGCGGTAACGGTAAAGAACTGGTACTCGGCGCCGAACGTTTAGCGCTTAGCAGCTGGGCGAATTCCGAGGGTGGCGGGACGCTGCTACTACAAATCGCAGCCCAAGTGCCAGTTATCGGGTTCTATCAAAAGCTTGGTTACCGGCTAGTTACTTCCCGCGACCCGTACCTGGATGCGGGAATAGAACATCGTGACCTGGTGAAGCTGGTGGAGCCGCAGGCCAGCGTAGTGCAGTTCCCTGGTCGCTGGCTTTAG
- a CDS encoding ferredoxin family protein gives MTEYLPESVSERLTANIYEVDEEESHIAIDQELAKATGAGKLLELVCPAHVYTAREDGSVDIEYAACLECGTCLAVAPPGVLRWHYPRSMMGVSYRQG, from the coding sequence ATGACTGAATATCTTCCCGAAAGCGTATCTGAGAGACTTACCGCCAATATTTACGAGGTAGACGAAGAAGAATCCCATATAGCTATCGACCAAGAACTTGCGAAAGCCACGGGTGCCGGAAAACTTTTAGAACTCGTTTGTCCTGCTCATGTCTATACCGCTCGCGAGGACGGCTCAGTGGATATCGAATATGCGGCCTGCCTGGAATGCGGAACCTGCCTGGCTGTAGCTCCCCCCGGAGTGCTGCGGTGGCATTACCCGCGCTCCATGATGGGCGTTAGTTACCGCCAGGGCTAA